The proteins below are encoded in one region of Lolium rigidum isolate FL_2022 unplaced genomic scaffold, APGP_CSIRO_Lrig_0.1 contig_70008_1, whole genome shotgun sequence:
- the LOC124682181 gene encoding RING-H2 finger protein ATL32-like, producing MRFPVGVSLKLALIVAAPVGLTCALLYLAGVPWPMNFRIGAVLAAFLFVAGMCARARIQRLVEQETGRESMAALPREPAVGLGLAAIAGLPVYKYEKMRSGGRDGDDECSVCLAEITPREVVKQLPACTHLFHDRCIDEWLWSHRTCPVCRSPVDASTVPPSVEVAARALQSV from the coding sequence ATGCGGTTTCCGGTCGGCGTGTCGCTCAAGCTCGCGCTCATCGTCGCTGCTCCGGTGGGCCTAACGTGCGCCCTACTGTACCTCGCCGGCGTCCCCTGGCCAATGAACTTCCGCATCGGCGCCGTCCTGGCCGCCTTCCTCTTCGTCGCCGGGATGTGCGCCCGCGCTAGGATACAGCGCCTGGTCGAGCAAGAAACAGGGAGGGAGTCCATGGCCGCCCTGCCGCGGGAGCCGGCGGTCGGGCTAGGCCTGGCAGCCATCGCCGGCCTGCCGGTGTACAAGTACGAGAAGATGAGGAGCGGCGGCAGAGACGGTGACGACGAGTGCTCCGTGTGCCTCGCCGAGATTACGCCGAGGGAGGTCGTGAAGCAGCTTCCCGCGTGCACGCACCTCTTCCATGATCGGTGCATCGACGAGTGGCTATGGTCTCACAGGACGTGCCCGGTGTGCCGGTCTCCGGTTGATGCCTCCACCGTGCCGCCGTCCGTAGAAGTTGCCGCGCGTGCTCTGCAATCTGTGTAA
- the LOC124682179 gene encoding 40S ribosomal protein S18-like, producing MSLISGEEFQHILRVQNTNVDGKQKIMFALTAIKGIGRRYSNIACKKADIDMNKRAGELTTEELDRVMHVVQNPRSFKVPDWFLNRKKDYKDGKFSQVTSNAVDMKLRDDLERLKKIRNHRGLRHYWGVRVRGQHTKTTGRRGKTVGVSKKR from the exons ATG TCGCTGATCTCGGGCGAGGAGTTCCAGCACATCCTGCGTGTGCAGAACACCAACGTCGATGGCAAGCAGAAGATCATGTTCGCGCTCACCGCCATCAAGGGTATCGGGCGTCGCTACTCCAACATCGCCTGCAAGAAGGCCGACATCGACATGAACAAGAG GGCTGGTGAGCTTACTACTGAAGAGCTTGACCGCGTCATGCATGTGGTGCAGAACCCTCGCTCGTTCAAGGTCCCTGATTGGTTCCTGAACAGGAAGAAGGATTACAAGGATGGCAAGTTCTCCCAGGTTACTTCCAATGCCGTTGACATGAAGCTGAGGGATGACCTTGAGAGGCTGAAGAAAATCAG GAACCACCGTGGTCTGCGTCACTACTGGGGTGTCCGTGTCCGTGGGCAGCACACCAAGACCACCGGCAGGAGGGGAAAGACTGTTGGTGTCTCGAAGAAGAGATAA
- the LOC124682180 gene encoding uncharacterized protein LOC124682180 codes for MGSDREPGGSGAAKGRKRQLVLESSDSEADEHPVSTPEKPDEAAGNADATVTNCDQSVEKVAPVSSEKLPGAKTTETDDSSEKNTTGDKLNSSSAGASVPLGCRDEPMEKVAPVSSSDKLSDAKSTEGQYADKKNKGDRLSGSSSQPDTKRSRTEGVHVGGAGNGGAASKDVTAGKMLRPGFPKWRFEKPEVRAGRVDVEMKETSGSKVKEQVSSLNDKRRHVEPLKHEKHKPLKTESVDSGRQERREDMKAKVKEQNSTLDDKRSLVEASKHEKHVPLKNDKGGSVEAGQREVIRVQGKSGILKILPKKAKVDGETSDSNTRPKNAKVVEAADGKIPTKTGVLKLLPKNSMAAKENSDGKLLSKSIKLERETTDGKILTKTGKVDRETGDDKVPTKNIKLDGETSDGRILARNNRVDGETITGNRRDKDASSALNESQKHDENGGKTVTKKLVSSVNLRRSDPSVVGVSTTKQQSSKAHLKVSSQQRLKDEKTKLGEHKNGKKRLLEHKGSPENLSKKAKSRVTDLQGTSASALEKHAMKKPRGGPRNDLKQKLRDQIKGILLNNGWTIDLRPRRDKDYEDSVYVSPQGNGYWSITKAYAVYQEQSKSSQDEEPISKDDLAMLQRIVRKRRGQKEHAAEKKSGNNRSRKYQNNEEKVKTKKRGCGLLVRGSTRNMQGTGDYIPYKWKRTVLSWMIDLGVVSEDAKIKYINKKGTQAKLDGRITRDGIYCGCCSKILTAAKFELHAGSKEQQPYANIFLEDGGVPLLQCLLDAWDKQAQHEKKGFYKIDPADDPDDDTCGICGDGGDLLCCDHCTSTFHVACLGIEMPSEDWYCRSCICKFCGSAEEMTPSLAELLSCLQCSRKYHQVCAPGTERDSVCTTSGASTNCFCSPGCKKIYKRLKKLVGLKNDMEAGFSWSLVRCFADSEAAPLKKKAELAHCNSKTAVAFSVMDECFLPRIDERSGINIVHNVVYNCGSDFSRLNFSGFHTFILERGDEVISAATIRIHGTELAEMPFIGTRGMYRRKGMCHRLLNAIESTLCSLNVRRLVIPAIPELQNTWSTIFGFKPVGPLKKQKLKSFNLLIIHGTGLLEKRLLLTGQVNQPTTAGTVNAVECDKISAQMLGEASGPLTPVHASRECAVGDNSGAKDNDTSRALTECSSGLASKLPPVSEEKPQERTSPVNIADVNLRTSEDDMPCKPEADSKEEVKYAETDVSLVADNIVTGEMPEDKSNSTYADSSAIPVKMDTGPCSSNELGNGEKCPPSEISVDAGLLEDKTESNLNSNSISARSDTQEDMKSCVAPLVTRDRKPDDNHELKSIVADGDTQSSLEVKGSEVIVNEQSRDAYTTKDQSYVGGVTSNAVATKEHSRSAVDIVVSTERSLDETKSIGGDNSEVKVATIEVHAIAATSNEAGITVSALERSNDIYGEDTAKPTLSCGEGQLHGEEGVYKNSLEDGLASRDPVNA; via the exons ATGGGCTCGGACAGGGAACCCGGCGGCTCAGGGGCCGCGAAAGGGCGGAAGAGACAGCTGGTGCTGGAGTCCAGCGACTCCGAAGCGGACGAACACCCCGTCTCCACGCCGGAGAAGCCCGACGAGGCCGCCGGCAATGCTGACGCCACCGTAACCAACTGTGATCAGTCAGTGGAGAAAGTGGCGCCTGTTAGTTCAGAGAAGCTTCCTGGGGCTAAGACTACTGAAACAGATGATTCTTCAGAGAAGAACACCACCGGAGACAAGCTGAACAGTAGCAGTGCAGGTGCCAGCGTCCCCCTAGGCTGCAGGGACGAGCCAATGGAGAAAGTGGCGCCTGTTAGTAGTTCTGACAAGCTTTCCGATGCTAAGTCTACTGAAGGGCAGTATGCAGACAAGAAGAATAAGGGGGATAGGCTCAGCGGGAGTAGCTCACAGCCTGACACCAAGAGGAGCAGAACTGAGGGTGTCCATGTTGGTGGTGCTGGAAACGGTGGAGCTGCATCGAAGGATGTAACTGCTGGGAAAATGCTCCGTCCAGGCTTTCCAAAATGGCGGTTCGAGAAGCCAGAGGTGAGGGCTGGTCGAGTTGATGTGGAGATGAAGGAAACCAGTGGATCAAAGGTCAAGGAGCAGGTTTCGAGCTTGAATGACAAGAGGAGACATGTGGAACCGCTGAAACATGAGAAGCACAAGCCATTGAAGACTGAATCAGTTGACTCTGGCCGACAGGAACGCCGGGAGGACATGAAGGCAAAGGTCAAGGAGCAGAACTCAACTTTGGATGACAAGAGGAGCCTGGTAGAAGCCTCGAAACATGAGAAACACGTGCCCTTGAAGAATGACAAGGGTGGCTCGGTTGAGGCTGGACAGCGGGAGGTTATAAGGGTGCAAGGGAAAAGTGGCATTTTGAAGATTCTGCCCAAGAAGGCTAAGGTTGATGGGGAAACCAGTGATAGCAATACTCGCCCAAAGAATGCAAAGGTGGTGGAGGCTGCGGATGGCAAAATTCCGACCAAGACTGGTGTTTTAAAGCTTCTTCCAAAGAACAGTATGGCGGCTAAAGAAAACAGTGATGGAAAGCTTCTTTCCAAGAGCATCAAGTTGGAGAGGGAGACCACTGATGGCAAGATCCTGACGAAGACCGGTAAGGTGGATAGGGAAACTGGTGATGACAAGGTGCCTACTAAGAACATTAAGTTGGATGGGGAGACCAGTGATGGCAGGATTCTGGCAAGGAATAATAGGGTTGATGGAGAGACCATTACTGGTAATAGACGAGATAAGGATGCAAGCAGTGCTCTCAATGAGTCTCAAAAGCATGATGAAAATGGTGGGAAGACAGTTACTAAAAAGCTGGTCTCCTCTGTCAATTTGAGGAGAAGCGATCCTAGTGTAGTGGGAGTTTCTACAACAAAACAGCAAAGTTCAAAGGCGCATCTGAAGGTCTCCTCACAACAACGCCTGAAAGATGAAAAAACTAAATTAGGTGAACACAAAAATGGGAAAAAGAGATTGCTTGAGCATAAAGGTTCACCAGAGAATTTGTCCAAGAAAGCAAAATCGAGGGTCACTGATCTGCAAGGTACATCTGCTTCTGCTCTCGAGAAGCATGCCATGAAGAAGCCAAGGGGAGGACCTCGTAATGACCTTAAGCAGAAACTCAGGGATCAGATAAAGGGCATACTCTTAAATAACGGATGGACAATTGACCTAAGACCTAGGAGAGATAAGGATTATGAAGATTCTGTGTATGTTTCTCCACAAGGTAATGGCTACTGGTCAATCACAAAGGCTTATGCAGTGTATCAAGAGCAGTCAAAAAGTTCACAGGATGAGGAGCCTATATCAAAGGATGATCTAGCAATGCTACAAAGGATTGTGCGGAAAAGAAGGGGCCAAAAAGAACATGCTGCTGAAAAGAAGTCTGGGAACAACAGAAGCAGAAAATATCAGAACAACGAAGAAAAGGTAAAAACTAAGAAACGGGGATGTGGACTACTTGTCCGTGGTAGTACCCGTAACATGCAAGGCACGGGTGACTATATCCCTTATAAATGGAAGAGGACGGTTTTATCGTGGATGATAGATCTGGGGGTTGTTTCAGAAGATGCGAAGATCAAATACATTAATAAAAAAGGGACACAGGCAAAACTAGATGGTAGAATTACTAGGGATGGTATTTACTGTGGATGCTGTTCCAAGATTCTCACAGCTGCAAAGTTTGAACTTCATGCTGGTTCAAAAGAGCAACAGCCTTATGCAAACATATTCCTAGAAGATGGTGGGGTTCCATTGTTGCAATGCTTACTTGATGCATGGGATAAGCAGGCACAACATGAAAAGAAGGGATTTTACAAGATAGATCCTGCTGATGATCCTGATGATGACACTTGTGGTAtttgtggtgatggtggtgacttGCTCTGCTGTGATCATTGTACTTCAACTTTTCATGTGGCTTGTTTAGGAATTGAG ATGCCTTCTGAAGATTGGTATTGTCGTAGCTGTATATGCAAGTTCTGTGGCTCTGCTGAAGAAATGACACCATCTCTTGCTGAGTTGCTTTCTTGCTTGCAATGTTCAAGAAAAT ATCACCAGGTTTGCGCACCAGGAACTGAGAGGGACTCTGTTTGTACCACGTCTGGTGCCTCGACCAATTGCTTTTGCAGCCCAGGATGTAAAAAG ATTTATAAACGACTAAAAAAGCTTGTTGGGCTCAAGAATGACATGGAGGCTGGATTTTCCTGGAGTCTGGTTCGCTGTTTTGCTGACAGTGAGGCTGCACCCCTGAAAAAGAAAGCGGAATTGGCGCATTGCAACTCAAAGACAGCTGTTGCTTTCTCAGTTATGGATGAGTGTTTTCTGCCACGTATTGATGAAAGAAGTGGGATTAATATAGTTCACAACGTCGTATATAACTGTGG GTCGGATTTCAGCCGTTTAAATTTTAGTGGCTTCCATACGTTTATTCTGGAGCGTGGGGATGAAGTTATATCTGCGGCAACTATCAG GATTCATGGTACCGAGTTAGCAGAAATGCCATTCATAGGCACGAGAGGCATGTATCGGCGCAAAGGGATGTGCCATCGTCTACTAAATGCAATCGAATCG ACCCTTTGCTCTCTCAATGTTCGAAGACTAGTAATACCTGCCATACCAGAATTACAGAATACCTGGTCTACAATTTTTGGTTTTAAGCCCGTTGGACCTCTGAAGAAACAAAAATTGAAGTCTTTTAATCTGTTGATTATCCATGGTACTGGTTTACTGGAGAAGCGCTTGCTGCTAACAGGTCAAGTGAATCAACCAACCACTGCTGGGACAG TTAATGCTGTTGAGTGTGATAAGATATCTGCTCAAATGCTCGGCGAAGCAAGTGGACCTCTTACACCTGTTCATGCTTCTCGAGAATGTGCTGTGGGTGATAATAGTGGAGCTAAGGACAATGATACTTCTCGTGCTTTAACTGAGTGCTCTTCAGGCTTGGCATCCAAGCTTCCTCCTGTCTCTGAAGAAAAACCTCAAGAAAGGACTTCTCCAGTTAATATAGCTGATGTTAATTTGCGTACAAGTGAAGATGACATGCCTTGCAAGCCCGAAGCTGACAGTAAGGAAGAAGTGAAATATGCAGAAACAGATGTGTCATTGGTTGCTGATAACATTGTTACCGGTGAGATGCCTGAAGATAAATCTAACTCCACTTATGCAGATTCATCTGCTATTCCAGTGAAAATGGATACAGGTCCATGTTCATCTAATGAGCTTGGAAATGGTGAAAAATGCCCACCTAGTGAAATTTCTGTTGATGCTGGTCTCTTAGAAGACAAAACTGAATCTAATCTCAACTCCAATTCCATCTCTGCCCGCTCTGATactcaagaagatatgaagtctTGTGTAGCTCCTTTAGTCACAAGGGATCGTAAGCCTGATGATAACCATGAGTTGAAAAGTATCGTTGCTGATGGTGATACTCAAAGTTCACTAGAAGTTAAAGGTTCGGAAGTTATTGTAAATGAGCAATCAAGAGATGCCTATACAACTAAAGATCAATCATATGTCGGTGGTGTAACTAGCAATGCTGTTGCTACTAAAGAACACAGTCGTTCTGCAGTTGATATCGTAGTATCAACAGAGAGATCATTGGATGAAACAAAGTCTATTGGAGGTGATAACAGTGAAGTGAAGGTTGCAACCATTGAAGTGCATGCCATAGCTGCGACCTCTAATGAAGCAGGAATAACAGTTTCAGCACTTGAAAGATCAAATGACATATATGGTGAAGATACCGCAAAGCCTACTCTAAGTTGTGGGGAGGGCCAACTTCATGGAGAGGAGGGCGTATACAAGAATAGCTTGGAAGATGGCCTAGCTTCTAGAGACCCTGTTAATGCATGA